A single genomic interval of candidate division KSB1 bacterium harbors:
- a CDS encoding tyrosine--tRNA ligase — protein sequence MSKSVYDILKERGFVKQVTDEDAVKKAFETTQVTAYVGFDPTADSLHVGNSLGLMALAHLQKGGHRPIAIIGDGTGMIGDPSGKTEMRKMLTVEQIKANAEKIKSQVKRFFKIDGKSGFAVHNATWLLDLNYVEFLRDIGKHFSVNRMLTAEAYKMRMETGLSFIEFNYQVLQAYDFLKLFKSHNCTMQLGGDDQWGNILAGVDLIRRVEGAEAEGITWPLLTTAGGQKMGKTAAGAVWLDANKTSPYDFYQFWINVDDQDVKKCLAYYTFLPMAEIEKLAKLEGADIRKAKQVLAYEVTKITHGEEEADRAQKAARTAFGGQAQDLSGLPSSEIELERLKKGILAVDIFAEVGLTSSKGEARRLIQQGGAYVNQNKIESIESVINDSNLDDHSVMLRAGKKRYHRLVVSDQ from the coding sequence TTGAGCAAATCCGTTTACGATATTTTAAAAGAGCGCGGCTTCGTCAAACAGGTTACTGATGAAGATGCCGTGAAAAAGGCATTTGAGACCACCCAGGTGACAGCTTACGTTGGATTCGATCCGACAGCGGACAGCCTGCACGTCGGTAATTCGCTGGGTTTGATGGCCCTCGCTCATTTACAGAAAGGGGGGCACCGGCCAATCGCGATCATCGGCGATGGCACCGGAATGATCGGTGACCCAAGCGGCAAAACCGAAATGCGAAAGATGCTGACCGTCGAGCAAATCAAAGCAAACGCCGAGAAGATAAAATCCCAGGTAAAAAGATTTTTTAAGATAGATGGGAAAAGCGGGTTTGCGGTTCACAACGCCACCTGGCTGCTTGATTTAAATTATGTTGAATTTCTCCGTGATATTGGAAAACATTTTAGTGTGAACCGGATGCTGACGGCGGAAGCATACAAAATGCGCATGGAAACCGGTTTGAGTTTTATCGAATTTAACTATCAGGTTTTGCAGGCCTATGATTTCCTCAAGCTTTTCAAGAGCCATAACTGCACAATGCAGCTTGGCGGCGATGATCAGTGGGGAAATATTCTCGCCGGAGTTGACCTGATTCGCCGGGTTGAAGGCGCGGAAGCCGAAGGGATTACCTGGCCTCTGCTAACTACTGCTGGCGGTCAAAAGATGGGAAAGACAGCAGCAGGAGCCGTCTGGCTTGATGCGAACAAAACCTCGCCTTACGATTTCTACCAATTTTGGATCAATGTAGATGATCAGGATGTGAAAAAATGCCTCGCTTACTACACCTTCTTGCCGATGGCTGAAATTGAAAAACTGGCTAAGCTCGAAGGCGCCGACATTCGCAAAGCCAAACAGGTGCTCGCTTACGAAGTGACCAAAATCACTCACGGTGAGGAAGAAGCCGATCGTGCACAAAAAGCAGCGCGAACTGCTTTCGGTGGGCAGGCACAAGATTTAAGCGGGTTGCCGTCTTCCGAAATCGAGCTGGAGCGTTTGAAAAAGGGAATCCTCGCTGTGGATATTTTCGCCGAAGTCGGCTTAACGTCATCGAAGGGTGAGGCGAGAAGACTCATTCAACAGGGCGGGGCCTATGTCAATCAAAATAAAATAGAGAGCATTGAATCCGTCATTAATGATTCGAATTTGGACGACCACAGCGTCATGCTGCGGGCTGGTAAAAAACGTTATCATCGCTTGGTAGTTTCAGATCAGTAG
- a CDS encoding type II toxin-antitoxin system RelE/ParE family toxin, whose product MTKLIWSELAINDIKSIHDYIAKDSADRAALFIERLIEAADRLEDLPYSGRIIEEIGKEECREIIYGSYRIMYEIKGKVVRISGVVHSARDWKPE is encoded by the coding sequence ATGACTAAACTAATTTGGTCAGAGTTGGCAATAAATGACATAAAGAGTATTCATGACTATATTGCGAAAGACTCTGCAGATCGCGCTGCCCTCTTTATTGAGCGTTTGATTGAAGCTGCTGATCGTCTTGAAGATTTACCCTACAGCGGCCGAATCATTGAAGAAATTGGAAAAGAGGAATGTAGAGAAATAATCTATGGCTCGTACAGAATTATGTATGAGATTAAGGGAAAAGTTGTACGAATATCTGGAGTTGTACATTCTGCTCGAGACTGGAAGCCGGAATAA